Within the Osmerus mordax isolate fOsmMor3 chromosome 6, fOsmMor3.pri, whole genome shotgun sequence genome, the region tcttctgacaaccgtctggtggtcccaccactcAAGAGCGCCCATTCCCAACACaaactcttctcctgtctggccccccaatggtggaatcaactccccacctccatcagggacactgactgtctccccaccttcaagaaaaggctcaagacgcacttgttccgggagtacaacggcacttaggaatgcttggctggacctgatgttagtttcctccaggatcacaatgactcgtattgagagacttgttgctcttgttggttagttgtaacggtttcaaattcttgtactcgctgtgaaatattttactgttgattgttttttctacaggtacactcttgtactcttgtggggagtttcatgttgttcaattgtaacttgtttaactgcatgctcttatggttcttccccttggcacttatttggttttccacaatgtctgcttcatgttttggctgctcgcaatgtttggggctatctcgttgttatgatcagtgacctatgctcttttgtaaagctctctcttggaagtcgctttggatcttTGCtttgcgtctgctaaatgcataaatttaatgtaaatgtttattaaCCTGTTACAGTCGGGTGTACTTGTCTACTTCTACCACCAGAGGgcggtacacacactcagaatcccaattacagtttttcagaatttacatttatgcatttagcagacgcttttagccAGCGTCTGCTAATAGGCCTTTTTGAAGTAAGTAATTAATGTGTATATCAGAATTATTTAGTTAAACTTAGCAGCACTTTATCATTCTGGTTTGGTCTTCAATGTTTAAAGCCAAGATGCACAGACCACAGTAGGTCAAGCCTCACTTGTTCATTCACTTAGTTGGGACAACATTACTTTGCTTTTATAAAGTGGCACTTTGGTGATATCTTACATTCCAGAAAATGTAGTTATAAAGATCCACTTCTCTCAACGAGTTGTCTACTTCTTATTGCCATGCTGTTACTATTTATTGTTTAAAGTGTGCACTTCCCTTTACGCTGTTAAAGATTTTATTAGGCTGCACAACCTTTGAAATGTTGTAAAGGTGGCAATAGAAGGTGTTAAAGCTGATCCTGCAAAAAAATATACCATACCTTATTTAGCTTTTCTAAGCCAATACTTCAATAAATGCTTCTGGTATTGACTTATATGCTGCCCCCGTCTTTATGTTGTTGCTGGACATATATGTCAagcaatatatataaaatgtatataagAAATGTGTACTGTTTAGCTATTTTATATCACACAACATTGGATTACTGTAAGTAATGAATAATTGTAGAGCCATGTCATTTTTGCTTATGAAGGCTCCTGTATGTTAATTTCTTACATAACTTTCCATATGTAACTTATGTAGCTAGAGGGGAAATCTTACTGTTGTGTGTTGCTATCTAGTGGACACAAGAGTTAATCATCTAGCAACAAATTAATATTGTCTTGCTTAATGTACCCATTGAATAGGTCACTTCAATCATTATCAGAAAAATTGCCCCCCTGAAAATTTATTCAGGAGCCGCCACTGACTTCATTACAACTAAAATCAAAAGTAAACAGATAAATCATCAACAGTCCTGTTGGAGATTATGCAACCACATGGactcatgaccacacacacattttttggaAATGTACAAAAATACAACCCTTCTGGGGTAATGTTCACTCAGGTCTCTGTGATGTTTTGGGATATGTGATTCCTAAATCCTGTCTTGTTCTGTACCTCGGTCATTTGGAGGGCACGGTGCATGTAGGTGACCACTATTTGATCAGGGTTCTTCTGGTGGCTGGGAAGAAGACCTTTACTCAGAACTGGCTTAAGTCTGACACTACAAGCTACACACAATGCATGTCAATTATAGACGATATACATGTGATGGAACATATCACATATAAGTTGAAAATGAAAGAAGAAGAACATCTACAAATGGCGATatcgatagtttggaaaatgcctaatatcggcCAATAATATTGGCCCGCCGATATATATCGGTTGGGATTTAGTtgtgtctaatgattgctccatagagtttatatattgatttgtagagctgtccccgactaagatttgtCAACTAAGACTCAACtgaacacttctgaaaatcgactaatctcAATTTTCTTCTATAAATGTctcaatgtttttcatcaaaccaaAATTAAGAGATAAtctgaaaaaaatacatatttaagaagggagattgacaacaagacaaaaataagTGTACAAAAATGTTCCCGATTtgactcaatgtagctgctggacattccagttgttctattgtttgtttaacatgcaaatcatcagagcgcgctgATCACTGCACTGATTATTGCACCAAATTTTTACTCATGTGAGTGATAAAAACGCAAGGGTTTAAGAGAAGGGATTGTCGTGGCTTTTCTCAGCCTGGTTACTGGTCAAGGAGGAAACGGGAGTTCGTTTCCTGGTTCAATATGCAAATTCTTTATCATCGGGCGGATTATCATCGGTCCGCCCGATGCATATTGAACCAGGAAACGAACCAGACTCCCGTTTCGACCTTCTACCTTAGTTACCTGTGCCAGTCGAACCACTTGTAATTGCCGTTTCATGCTACTCTGAGTTATACAACATGAGTCATAaaagcatagatatatataaaggctagatgtcttacggcggagtctagaacgtccgcacatggcggccatctagctacagtcaactcgctcacccataacattgtgttggtgctaaatgtactttttaaataaccataattgctcaattttcaaccgattttgaaacggtttggtttgttttcaacgtcagagatgtagttatgccactgcatacttctattctataaaaaaaacaaaaaaaaaaaacaatcattcataagtatgcagtggcataccgacatctctgacgttgataacaaaccaaaccgtttcattactgattattattattatttttgaaacATGCCAAGCTCATTCTTGTCACAAAAGACGAGTGAGTAAAGAGTCTGTTTTGGAGCTCATTGCATTTTAGGGTGGTGTCAGTCTCACAGTTCATGTATAATTGATTGTATTTTGAAGTTTTCCTTCTCTTTAAAAAGATTCCAACTGACATTACACCCACTGAGCTGTCATAAAAACATTTGTATGAAgaataaaacaaacacatggCAACCAACACAGTCCCTCCCTTCATCGGTTAGATTGTGCATGAAAAGCCAGACAaactgttgagtggctggtggtATGTTGATCCAAAGATAAAAACAGAGGTATTGGTCATCGATGAAAAAGCCGATAGAGAGACACTATCTGCACATTTGACAACATTGGCACTTAACACCAAGTGCCAGACTAAAAACATAGGTGTCATATCTACTCGGaccttacagtattttacaatcgctatgacaattttttctatacttttaacaagttttctaaacttttgacagttagcacaacatccggcattggctatacaattaacacatttcttgttgctttgacacaaaatggaTAGAGTAAACACTCATTTAAAATGCTGGTCTATTTATATGCCTGACAGATTTGGCTGGTATATTGAGGACCTCTTGAATTAATTGATTTTGGTTCAtcactggaactcagcaaagTTTGACACAAAGTGTTTATTGGaattcagagtgacagagattccaacaaacgtgagAAAGAACCCAGGGATCAGACTGGAATTTTTCTCCAGACATTTCACTTTTATAGTCTCCTCCCCATTGTATGGTAATATGGTACAATATTTGTTGGTTACATATACATTAGGCATTCTTACTCTGTGGGACTGTTCTGCACTAGACTGTTCAAATCTCCTGAGAAGTACAGTACGTGGGCTTCAAGCTCATTTTCATTCAGTTGTGCTAACAGAGCTGTAAAAACTCCTGGTTCAGCAGCACATAGCAACATGGCACAGTGTACAACTACACTGTAAACTGTTAATGCACAGATGGTGTAGCTGTCAATCAAGAACAGATTTTTCGGTGAATTCTACAGCAGCTGCATAAAAGCCATGTGTCCAATAAATGACAAAACCCCTACACACTGACATTGTGATGCTGGGAGCGTTTCCGGCAGGCCTTGCTGAACCACACCCAGTAGAAGATGACCATGAAGAGCCAGTAACACACGTAGGCCGCACATCCGAATATCAGAAACTTGGTTTCCTCGATCTTAGCTGCACTGTCCCAGTCCTTCTGGGTCTCCTTGTAGATGGTGTAGGACAGCCCACttaacaagatggccgcccacACCAACAGGGGTAGCAGGGAGACGTAGTTCCCCACCATCTTGAGTCTGCCGGAGGTCCCCCAGTTGCTCTTGTTTATGGTGAGGATGGCAAAGTACTTGGAAGGCAGCAGGCTGCTCATGTAGAGGGTGGAGTAGAGGGACATGAACACCATCACCAGGTCTTTTCGCAGCAGGCAGGCGTACGCTGCCTTCACTAGGCCAATCAGCTTGATGCAGCACAGGACCCAGAGGATGTCCCACAAGGTGCCCATCCAGAATAACTGGATGATGGTCGCCGTGACGAAGAAGGGGAAGACGCCGGAGATGATGGATTCGTAGGTCATCCAGAGGTGTTGCTTGTGCCACCACATGGCATTGTAGAGCCATTCCCGAAAGAAGGACTTGGTCCAGCGCGTCTGCTGGCTGAGCCAGCGTAAGAACTGAGCAGGCGTCTCCGTGTAGCACTTGGAGCGTGCGGTGTACCTGACAGGAGGAGGCGTGGAGAGATAATCAATGAGCATCAATATAGTAAACGAGCACAGCGTGAcatgctctttctttctgtttttcagCCCTGCAATTTCTCGCAAATGGGTATAATTGGCCAAAGTGGATTTAGGGAAATTGACTCTGAGTTCAATTTAAAAGAGAGATGATGAAAATAACAGCCTGTGAACAATGAGGGTAAGTTACATCACGCGCAGCTTGTCAAGCGCAGTACTCACTTAGTGGCGTAGCCCATACTGAGCATTCGGTTGGTGAGGTGCCTGTCATCCCCGAATGTGCAGTGAGTTCCCAAGAACATCTGATTGTACCAGGACTCTAGAAACTGCTGGAGTAGGTCATTCCTGTACAGTCCTGAGGTAAACAAACAGGAATAATCAGGAAAAATAGGATGAAGAATAATTGGCAATCTCTTTATGACCCGAGGCACTTTTATCCCTTATGTTTTGAAAGTGTCTAAGTCTGCACACTATGCTAGCATGTAGTATTAGGCTCTCATGCAAACATCATGTCATCATATTTTACTTTTTCATGATAACGTCTTACAGTACGGTCAAGTGTAAAGATTCTTCCTTACCCAGGGGCCCGCTGATGCAGGAGACGCAGTTGAAGAAGGATTGGCAGGACCTCTCGATGTTGAAGGCCATCCAGTACCTGAGGCTGCTCATGAAGCTGATGTAGGACTCCTTCAGGTTCAGGATCATCACGTCTCCTCCCACCGCACCGTAGCTGGGGTCGCTCTCCAGCACCTTGCACAGCTCCAGCGTGGCCAGAGTATCCAGCTTGGTGTCGGAATCACACACCTggggggagcgggagagagacactggtgaggaggagaaacaatgagagagagagacagaagtctGGATTCTATCGTGTGGTTTCAATTGGTTTAAAATGTTCCATTGTTCTATTTGCTCTGACACTATCAATCTTAGGCAAAGATGGATTTGGACGGATTCTCCGAAAGCAAAATCTCACCTGTATGTAGTCTACCGAGGATCCCAGGGCCTTGAATGCTGTGTACATGACCTCCCTCTTCCCGCCCCACTTCTGCATGATGCACACACATCTCCTGCTGTTGATCaggacctccacctccctcctttgaGGGTCCACTCTCATCCCATAACCAGCATCTCCCCCTGGGCCATTCGCTCCGGCCACATCCCCTTCTCTGGTGGGGTCCCAAGTATGGTAGTTGTTCTTCCACACATAGCAGCCAGGGTTCTGGTCGGCAAACACCTCCCGGAACATCTCCAGCATGTACAGGTCGTCCTCTGAGTTTCCGTCCACCACCATTATGACCCGTAGCAGCTCCGGGGGGTAATTGAGACCCCGGATGGAGTGGAGGCACTCGCGGAGGTAGGCCGGGTCCTCCTGGTAGGCGGAGATGGTGAGGCCGACGGTCTTGGTGAAGGTGCAGGCGGCCTTGTGGGCTCTCATGCGCCGGTGCTCCATGTAGGCAAACAGGCTCTGGAGCAGCACATGGAGCCCCAGCAGGAGGCCGTAGAAGCCGAAGGAGATGATGCCGTACTGGGACGACACCAGCTGGAAACCCTGTACGTAGGCCCACACCATCACCCCGAGGACACAGAGGGCGAAGAGGAAAGTGAAGAAGGCACGGACAATCAAGCCCGCTCTTCTCAGCAGTGGTTTCAGTTCCATTCTGTGTCCTTTGTCTGTCAATAacgaaaacaagaaaaaaaactgtataAGAGTATATCATTACCTTGTTGATGGCCTGTCAGAGTTTTGTAAGAGGGTGACTATAATTGTAATTTGAATGTATTCTTTAATGGAGCTGTGTCTATGCATAAAATACCTAATGCATTATGTGGAGTGCATAATGTGCCTAAACTAAAGACAACAGTAACAATAACAATGCGTTCAATTACAAATTCCACAATTATTCAAGCTTTTGAAAACCTGTAATAATAACCTTATAATACAATAttgatattaataataatacagttcCAAACATATTATTACCAGCAATCACAGTGATGATAGTTGTCTAAAGAATGGCTAGTCTTGTTCTCAATTAAGTCATGAAACATTTGTCAACTTTGGTTGACAAATCAGGCTAGAGCAGTTTAAAAATCCTGCCAGAAAAACATTGCATCAAaccatgtttttatttaatcaATCTTTAAAAGATAGCAAGTTTGCTCGGTTTTCTTTATGACGTCGGCTTGATGAGTATTTGTGAATTTATCCTGACTAATGAGAGAATGATTTAACTAAATGTTGAGTAAATAACCGTGTTGGTATGTGTAATTACCTTCTATGCATCCAATGTTCCCTCGTTCCTGAAGTTTTGGAGGGTTCCCCTCTTTGCAACTCCCTCTTTGGTCTGGCAACTTGTGTGAGGATCATTGCTTTATAAACTTGAGGACACTTGAGAATTACAGTGAAGCCCATAGTAAATCGTCAGAGCAATTACACGTCGGATAAGCACATGTTGCGTCAAGGGTATGTTGTAGGAGCCTCGTAGCCTGTATCCTTGGCAATTCAATAATCACAGAGAACATTCAGTTGAATATTATAGAAGAAAATTTTGAATTGTATCTCAATTGTCACACGTCTTTAAATTCGGCCATCTTTAATAGAGGTCACCGATCCCTTGATCACACTCAATCgttttacatattttttatatttaacaTCAATGAGAGACGAGATTTCAAGCAATAGCTTACGTTCACTCAGCTTGATTAGGCCAACAGATTAGTGACGCTAGAGGTCAAATAACTATCACTCATCCTGCTAAGATAGATGTCACTCATCCACGTGCAAACATTTGGCTACGAGCAGACACGCTCAGCATCTTTTGATGAGCTGAGTATCAGTGTAATCGTGGATGGTCAAGTcgtttgctgccctctggtggcgaGGAATAACAGCATACGCGCAACAACAAACATTACCGaccataacatttagtcatttttagcagacgctcttatccagagcgagcgaACGAATTCTTAATGACGTGTTTTAGTTGACAAATCAGACATCATCAAGAATATAATTGAGtatacatataaatataatCGTTCAAAATACCTGACTTGAAAATAAAGCTATAACGTTAAAAACAAGCTTTTTTAGAGACCTTATGTTTAGACAGGTTTAAGAACTCATCAGTCTCATTGAATATGCTTACTTCACATGTCACAGTAGCATAACACAACAACCCTCTCTGGTTCAGGCGTCACTGGGATGCAGTGTTTGTAAACCCAACCCATGCCTGAGTAACATGGCTGACCCAAGAAGCTGTTTGcttttatttataaaatcatcacAAGGTTTCAGTTGCCCCTGATAGCCTTTCTGTCCTTTAACTGTCCACTGGTTCGGGTCTACAGCCCATAGCCACAGTTTTG harbors:
- the LOC136944483 gene encoding hyaluronan synthase 1-like, with amino-acid sequence MELKPLLRRAGLIVRAFFTFLFALCVLGVMVWAYVQGFQLVSSQYGIISFGFYGLLLGLHVLLQSLFAYMEHRRMRAHKAACTFTKTVGLTISAYQEDPAYLRECLHSIRGLNYPPELLRVIMVVDGNSEDDLYMLEMFREVFADQNPGCYVWKNNYHTWDPTREGDVAGANGPGGDAGYGMRVDPQRREVEVLINSRRCVCIMQKWGGKREVMYTAFKALGSSVDYIQVCDSDTKLDTLATLELCKVLESDPSYGAVGGDVMILNLKESYISFMSSLRYWMAFNIERSCQSFFNCVSCISGPLGLYRNDLLQQFLESWYNQMFLGTHCTFGDDRHLTNRMLSMGYATKYTARSKCYTETPAQFLRWLSQQTRWTKSFFREWLYNAMWWHKQHLWMTYESIISGVFPFFVTATIIQLFWMGTLWDILWVLCCIKLIGLVKAAYACLLRKDLVMVFMSLYSTLYMSSLLPSKYFAILTINKSNWGTSGRLKMVGNYVSLLPLLVWAAILLSGLSYTIYKETQKDWDSAAKIEETKFLIFGCAAYVCYWLFMVIFYWVWFSKACRKRSQHHNVSV